Within Paenibacillus sabinae T27, the genomic segment GGAAAGTAAAAAACAGCCGTTCATCCGACACGGTGATGGAAATTGCGATGTATGCGTTTGCAGTGATTTTTCTGGTGATTCTGATGTACCCGCTCTTTTTTATCATTATTGCGTCGTTCAGCGATCCGTCTGCGGTGGCGAATGGACAGGTATGGCTGTTTCCGAAAGGGTTTACAATGGACGGCTACAGGGAACTGCTGCGCCATGAGAACATCTGGATCGGGTATCGAAACACCATCCTTTATACGGTCGTGGGGACCGCCATCGGGCTAATTGTCAATATTTCGGCGGCCTATGCGCTGTCAAGAAAGGACCTTTTCGGGCGCAAATTTCTTTCCTTGTTTTTCATCTTCACGATGTTTTTCAACGGCGGGTTGATCCCCACCTTCCTGACAGTCAGGGATTTTCATCTGTACGATACGTTCCTGGTCATGGTCCTGCCCTTCTCGGTTATCGTCTACGATATTATCGTCGCCCGGACGTTCTTTCAGTCGAGTATTCCCGGAGATTTGTGGGAGGCGGCGCAGATCGACGGATGCGGGAACCTCCGGTATTTTGTTCAGGTAGTTCTGCCGTTGTCGAAGGCGATTATTGCGGTTCTGGGCTTGTGGATCGCGGTCGGCTACTGGAATTCGTATTTTAACGCCTTGATTTATTTGAAAAATCCCGATTTGTATCCCTTGCAGCTCATCCTGCGCAATATTCTGATCACCAATCAGATGCAATCCAGCATGGGAACCGGAGAAGCCGCGCAG encodes:
- a CDS encoding carbohydrate ABC transporter permease, whose amino-acid sequence is MGFVEAATNKSMGKVKNSRSSDTVMEIAMYAFAVIFLVILMYPLFFIIIASFSDPSAVANGQVWLFPKGFTMDGYRELLRHENIWIGYRNTILYTVVGTAIGLIVNISAAYALSRKDLFGRKFLSLFFIFTMFFNGGLIPTFLTVRDFHLYDTFLVMVLPFSVIVYDIIVARTFFQSSIPGDLWEAAQIDGCGNLRYFVQVVLPLSKAIIAVLGLWIAVGYWNSYFNALIYLKNPDLYPLQLILRNILITNQMQSSMGTGEAAQIALRLANLMRYSVIIVATVPILCLYPFVQKYFNQGVMIGAVKE